Proteins from a single region of Thiomicrorhabdus sp. Kp2:
- a CDS encoding TniQ family protein, with amino-acid sequence MSYIPILLFNDEQKINESLTDYVNRIAFQNCFDSSESMINAFLNIDEFKTAFVRLQGEMRRGESIPSFGLIGSNQGDLYRKRFSFKKRSFSWDDLKLFIELATTKRIKPNSFPRKDYSHSQFRLTNCKGSLKRKICLKCWENDSYIRFYWNFENYNYCHHHKCMMIDYDVEKALIVDDQPSRERSIFIENLFDWLDENHGQDLNFNFIEKEIFQFQQDFLLADFLDEFFNLVFSISLKFQAVDDLLRSCQLVNKSPDERIKIIVSKLSSGDKKIEDKIWCLFVYLYFIDSSDYVDDYQYCYFAKLFSFARSVNLTYYREYLWRIVFKSELFLGLVVFVRERHFRLFEIEYLKFNDELNIPVYNEVKRLNLDSQDIEFLFSLECFKFLAQSEIYLNVDELLEKSPKGEVRTDFFWFKPIPEETRLLEKVVVKVMERMVANIFIKMSRDEIYLPEKLYMRRY; translated from the coding sequence ATGTCCTATATACCAATACTGCTATTTAATGATGAGCAAAAAATAAATGAGTCTTTGACTGATTATGTAAATAGAATTGCCTTTCAAAACTGTTTTGATAGCTCAGAGTCAATGATTAATGCTTTTTTAAACATAGATGAATTCAAAACAGCTTTTGTAAGATTACAAGGTGAAATGAGGAGAGGCGAGTCAATTCCTTCTTTTGGGCTGATAGGTTCAAATCAGGGGGATTTATATAGAAAAAGATTTTCGTTTAAGAAACGCAGTTTTAGTTGGGATGATCTTAAATTATTTATTGAGCTGGCAACTACAAAAAGAATTAAGCCTAATTCCTTTCCTCGAAAAGATTACTCTCACTCTCAATTTCGTTTGACCAATTGTAAAGGTTCTTTAAAAAGAAAGATTTGTTTGAAGTGTTGGGAAAACGATAGCTATATCAGATTTTATTGGAATTTTGAGAATTACAACTATTGCCATCATCATAAGTGCATGATGATTGACTACGATGTTGAAAAAGCATTAATTGTAGATGATCAGCCAAGTCGAGAGAGATCTATATTTATTGAAAACCTATTTGATTGGTTGGATGAAAATCATGGTCAAGATTTAAATTTTAACTTTATTGAGAAAGAAATATTTCAATTTCAACAAGATTTTTTGCTGGCTGATTTTTTAGATGAGTTTTTTAATCTTGTATTTTCGATTTCTTTGAAATTTCAAGCTGTTGATGATTTATTGCGAAGTTGTCAGCTAGTGAATAAGTCTCCTGATGAGCGAATCAAAATAATTGTTTCTAAGCTTTCTTCTGGAGATAAAAAAATAGAAGATAAAATATGGTGTTTGTTTGTATATTTGTATTTTATTGATTCCAGTGATTATGTTGATGATTATCAATATTGTTATTTTGCCAAATTATTTAGCTTTGCTAGAAGTGTAAATCTTACTTATTACCGGGAATATCTCTGGAGGATAGTTTTTAAGTCAGAATTGTTCCTTGGTCTAGTTGTGTTTGTTAGAGAACGTCATTTTAGGCTATTTGAAATCGAATACTTAAAGTTCAATGATGAATTGAATATACCAGTCTATAATGAAGTAAAACGCTTGAATTTAGATAGCCAGGATATCGAATTTTTATTTTCTTTGGAGTGCTTTAAATTCTTAGCGCAGTCTGAAATTTATTTGAATGTTGATGAACTACTTGAAAAGTCGCCTAAAGGTGAGGTCAGAACCGATTTTTTTTGGTTTAAACCTATACCTGAAGAGACAAGGTTACTAGAAAAGGTAGTTGTTAAAGTGATGGAGAGAATGGTCGCCAATATTTTTATTAAAATGTCGAGAGATGAAATTTATTTACCGGAAAAACTCTATATGAGAAGGTATTGA
- the parE gene encoding DNA topoisomerase IV subunit B, with the protein MSENYNASEIEVLTGLDPVRKRPGMYTDTTRPNHLAQEVIDNSVDEALAGFADEITVVHHADGSMSIQDNGRGMPVDIHPEEGVPGVEVIMTRLHAGGKFSNKAYQFSGGLHGVGISVVNALSKKVEIQIKRDGKLHAISFANGDLLEPLEVTGKVGKKNTGTYVRFWPDASFFDSPKYALGRLTHLLRAKAVLSPGLKITFSDETTNETTEWFYENGLKDYLNDALDGQDRLPLEGFIGASQTDNEGVEWAITWLVEPNESLMESYVNLIPTPQGGTHVNGLRAGATDAIREFCEFRNLIPRGVKITPEDAWLNVAFVLSAKVREPQFAGQTKERLSSRECVPFISGVVKDALSLWLNQHTEVAEKIAELVINNATNRSRKAKKVTRKKITSGPALPGKLADCTETDLTRTELFLVEGDSAGGSAKQARDKNFQAIMPLRGKILNTWEVEAGQVLASQEIHDISVAIGVDPGSDDLSGLRYGKICILADADSDGLHIATLICALFVKHFANLVAEGHIYVAMPPLYRVDVGKKVFYALDEAERQGILDRIEAEKMPGKISVTRFKGLGEMNPPQLRETTMLPETRRLVQLNLEGPEDVNEIMDKLLAKKRAGDRKIWLEDKGDLAEV; encoded by the coding sequence GTGAGTGAAAACTACAACGCATCTGAAATAGAAGTCTTAACCGGTTTAGATCCAGTCCGAAAACGCCCAGGGATGTATACCGACACCACCCGCCCCAATCACCTTGCCCAAGAAGTAATTGATAACAGTGTCGATGAAGCTTTAGCAGGTTTTGCTGATGAAATCACTGTGGTGCATCATGCTGATGGCTCAATGAGCATTCAAGACAATGGCCGTGGTATGCCCGTTGATATTCACCCAGAAGAGGGCGTACCTGGCGTAGAAGTGATTATGACTCGCTTGCATGCGGGGGGTAAGTTCTCTAATAAAGCGTATCAATTCTCAGGTGGTTTACACGGGGTGGGTATTTCAGTTGTGAATGCCTTGTCTAAAAAAGTTGAAATTCAAATTAAGCGTGACGGCAAATTACATGCGATTAGTTTTGCCAATGGGGATTTACTCGAGCCGTTAGAAGTGACTGGCAAGGTTGGTAAAAAGAATACGGGAACCTATGTGCGTTTTTGGCCAGATGCGTCGTTTTTTGATTCGCCTAAATATGCACTGGGGCGTTTAACGCACTTATTGCGAGCCAAAGCCGTGTTAAGCCCAGGGTTAAAAATCACCTTTAGCGATGAAACGACCAATGAAACCACGGAATGGTTTTATGAGAACGGTTTAAAAGATTACTTAAATGACGCCTTGGATGGTCAAGATAGACTGCCACTTGAAGGTTTTATTGGTGCAAGCCAAACTGATAATGAAGGCGTTGAGTGGGCCATTACTTGGTTAGTGGAGCCTAATGAAAGCCTAATGGAAAGCTATGTAAACCTTATACCAACACCACAAGGTGGAACTCATGTAAATGGTTTACGAGCGGGGGCGACCGATGCGATTAGAGAGTTTTGTGAGTTCAGAAATCTGATTCCTCGTGGCGTGAAAATCACTCCAGAAGATGCTTGGTTGAATGTGGCGTTTGTGCTTTCGGCTAAAGTGCGAGAACCGCAGTTTGCAGGGCAAACCAAAGAGCGTTTATCGTCACGAGAATGTGTGCCGTTTATCTCGGGTGTGGTAAAAGATGCTCTAAGTCTTTGGTTAAATCAGCATACTGAAGTCGCTGAAAAAATTGCTGAACTGGTGATTAATAACGCCACCAATCGTAGCCGAAAAGCCAAAAAAGTCACTCGTAAAAAGATAACCTCAGGCCCTGCGCTACCAGGTAAATTGGCTGACTGTACTGAAACCGATTTAACGCGTACCGAGCTGTTTTTGGTTGAGGGTGACTCAGCTGGGGGCTCTGCAAAACAAGCCCGAGATAAGAATTTTCAGGCAATTATGCCGTTACGTGGGAAAATCTTAAATACTTGGGAAGTGGAAGCAGGCCAAGTCTTAGCCTCGCAAGAAATTCACGATATTAGCGTCGCCATTGGGGTTGATCCAGGCTCAGATGATTTAAGTGGTTTGCGTTACGGTAAAATTTGTATTTTGGCCGATGCCGATTCTGATGGATTGCATATCGCCACCTTAATTTGTGCCCTGTTTGTAAAACACTTTGCCAACTTAGTGGCAGAAGGGCATATTTATGTAGCCATGCCTCCGCTTTACCGAGTAGATGTGGGAAAAAAAGTTTTTTACGCCTTAGATGAGGCTGAGCGCCAAGGTATTTTAGACCGCATAGAAGCTGAAAAAATGCCTGGTAAAATTTCAGTTACTCGATTCAAAGGGTTGGGTGAAATGAACCCTCCACAATTAAGAGAGACCACCATGCTCCCAGAAACGCGTCGTTTAGTTCAGCTAAACCTGGAAGGCCCCGAGGACGTAAATGAAATTATGGATAAGCTGTTAGCTAAAAAACGTGCAGGTGATCGTAAAATTTGGCTAGAAGACAAAGGTGATTTGGCCGAAGTTTGA
- the pdxH gene encoding pyridoxamine 5'-phosphate oxidase has protein sequence MPNRDYHQERRDYDFKQLSREALSLDPFIQFSHWMDEAVEEKIIDPTAMSIATVDSKGQPHSRVVLLKEIDENGFVFYSHYDSAKGQQIENNPHASLLFFWPQMDRQIRIEGLLEKVSREQSEAYFHSRPRDSQLAAASSSQSMIVPGRKTLEMNYEIQKAEHEHLEVPCPEHWGGYRLVPNRFEFWQGRPNRLHDRFIFILEEKHSDSNHQAWLIERLAP, from the coding sequence ATGCCAAATCGAGACTACCATCAAGAACGTCGTGATTACGACTTTAAACAACTATCAAGAGAAGCGCTTTCACTTGACCCTTTCATTCAATTTTCACACTGGATGGATGAAGCGGTAGAGGAGAAAATTATTGACCCAACCGCCATGTCTATCGCCACGGTAGACAGCAAAGGCCAACCGCATAGCCGTGTTGTTCTGCTCAAAGAAATTGATGAGAATGGCTTTGTTTTTTACAGCCATTACGATAGCGCCAAAGGCCAGCAAATTGAAAATAACCCCCATGCAAGTCTACTGTTTTTTTGGCCACAAATGGATCGTCAAATTCGTATTGAAGGTCTATTAGAAAAAGTCTCAAGAGAGCAGTCTGAAGCGTATTTTCACTCTCGTCCTAGAGACAGTCAATTAGCCGCAGCGAGCTCCAGCCAAAGCATGATTGTACCAGGGCGTAAAACCCTTGAGATGAATTACGAGATTCAAAAAGCCGAACATGAACATCTTGAAGTGCCTTGCCCTGAGCACTGGGGTGGTTATCGTTTAGTTCCTAATCGATTTGAATTTTGGCAAGGACGCCCAAATAGACTGCATGACCGTTTTATTTTTATCCTAGAAGAAAAACATTCGGATTCAAATCACCAGGCCTGGTTAATTGAACGTTTAGCACCATAA
- the ung gene encoding uracil-DNA glycosylase, whose product MINSDSKIQLDSSWLPYLENEFNLPYMQSLKAFLQNEKAVGKTILPKGDQWFNALNSTPLESVKVVIIGQDPYPTIGHAHGLCFSVQPEVKPLPKSLLNINKELADDVGVNNQHTGYLQPWAEQGVLLLNAVLTVEAGKTNAHQNRGWERFTDKVIQTLNEHTEHTVFILWGAYAQKKGKMIDRNKHLVIESPHPSPLSAYRGFFGSKPFSKTNHYLVEHKKTAIHWQLP is encoded by the coding sequence GTGATAAATAGCGATAGTAAAATACAACTTGATTCAAGCTGGTTGCCCTATTTGGAAAATGAGTTTAACTTACCATATATGCAATCGCTTAAAGCATTTTTACAAAATGAAAAAGCCGTAGGCAAAACGATATTACCTAAAGGCGACCAATGGTTCAATGCGCTCAATAGCACACCATTAGAGTCCGTCAAGGTGGTGATTATTGGGCAAGACCCTTATCCGACGATTGGCCACGCGCATGGGTTGTGCTTTTCTGTTCAACCCGAGGTCAAACCTCTACCCAAATCGCTCTTAAATATTAATAAAGAGCTTGCAGACGATGTAGGGGTTAACAATCAACACACTGGCTATTTGCAACCTTGGGCTGAACAAGGCGTATTACTGCTTAACGCAGTATTAACGGTTGAGGCTGGCAAAACCAATGCGCATCAAAACAGAGGCTGGGAACGTTTTACCGATAAAGTCATTCAAACACTCAATGAGCACACAGAACACACAGTCTTTATTCTTTGGGGGGCTTATGCACAGAAAAAAGGCAAAATGATTGATAGAAACAAACATCTTGTTATAGAAAGCCCCCACCCCTCACCGCTTTCAGCTTATCGCGGTTTTTTTGGTAGTAAACCTTTTTCTAAAACCAATCACTATTTGGTTGAACACAAAAAAACGGCTATACACTGGCAACTACCTTAA
- a CDS encoding OmpA family protein, with protein MNMVLERAKSAWLLAFGDVVTLLITFFIMTIAMNKGEISKIEKWVDLQITESYQVLENEAKKQKLEVITVKRTARGVLLTIQSDNAFQSGQFSPTPQLQTELRVISKLLAKTPLLNIEQSEDNRLVIQKANEEGLIWHSEIVIEGHTDNDHIDPRSRLRNNFFLSTLRAQAVMEALYEQSGLPASLFSVSGYGEWHPIVANDTEQDKRLNRRVNILIRANFQNNQAW; from the coding sequence ATGAATATGGTGCTGGAGCGTGCTAAATCGGCCTGGTTACTGGCTTTTGGTGATGTGGTAACGTTGTTAATTACCTTTTTTATTATGACGATTGCCATGAATAAGGGCGAGATTAGCAAAATAGAAAAGTGGGTTGATTTGCAAATTACTGAAAGTTATCAGGTGCTAGAAAATGAAGCGAAAAAGCAGAAGCTAGAAGTCATAACGGTAAAACGAACCGCCAGAGGTGTGTTATTAACCATTCAGAGTGATAACGCCTTTCAAAGTGGCCAATTTTCGCCAACCCCTCAATTACAAACAGAGCTCAGGGTCATCAGTAAATTGTTGGCTAAAACGCCATTGCTTAATATTGAGCAATCAGAGGATAACCGTCTGGTTATTCAAAAAGCTAACGAAGAGGGGTTGATTTGGCATTCTGAAATTGTAATAGAAGGCCATACCGATAACGATCACATTGATCCACGTTCCAGATTGCGGAATAACTTCTTTTTAAGTACCTTACGAGCACAAGCGGTTATGGAAGCTCTGTATGAACAAAGCGGGTTGCCAGCCAGCCTGTTTTCGGTATCGGGCTATGGAGAGTGGCATCCAATTGTTGCCAATGATACCGAGCAAGATAAAAGATTAAATAGACGGGTAAATATCTTAATTAGAGCTAATTTTCAAAATAACCAGGCCTGGTAG
- a CDS encoding OmpA family protein, producing the protein MSLLLISLFNKSKSSKTKLPGLVGFDNPETQQIKRNRLWLLTYISLFTSLLAFFILIISLVELEGSTPKRNYQKLVKKLNQEVVFQLNKQGVSWLNIEHSLTKGVRLSLPSDLIANSSLFESARAKINPRYLPYLQSISDLLLSLDLGHFTERHAKLIRGIETNGAKVHFLIRIEGHTDSFSLAPTARFRNNVELSTYRAYAMMEWLRIHTGLPKSSFAISGYGSFHPITQDPTEPQNRRIEIYLLPLIKDAAELNGESTSREIGDAQ; encoded by the coding sequence ATGTCTTTACTTTTAATCTCGCTCTTCAATAAATCAAAGTCATCCAAAACAAAGTTACCAGGCCTGGTAGGTTTCGACAACCCTGAAACCCAACAAATAAAACGTAACCGTTTATGGTTGCTGACCTATATTTCACTTTTTACCTCTTTGTTAGCCTTCTTTATTTTAATCATTAGTTTGGTTGAGCTTGAAGGCTCAACCCCCAAACGTAACTATCAAAAACTCGTTAAAAAACTCAATCAAGAAGTGGTCTTTCAATTAAATAAACAAGGCGTGAGTTGGTTAAATATTGAGCACAGCTTAACCAAAGGTGTACGTTTAAGCCTACCATCGGATTTGATTGCTAATAGCTCTTTATTTGAATCAGCTCGAGCCAAAATTAACCCCCGTTACTTACCATATTTACAGAGTATTTCTGACCTTTTATTGTCGTTAGACTTAGGCCATTTTACTGAGCGTCATGCCAAGTTAATCAGGGGTATAGAGACAAATGGTGCCAAAGTTCATTTTTTAATTCGCATTGAGGGTCATACCGATTCCTTTTCGCTTGCCCCTACGGCTCGATTTAGGAACAATGTTGAACTCAGCACCTATCGCGCCTACGCCATGATGGAGTGGTTACGAATTCATACGGGTTTACCTAAATCAAGTTTTGCAATTTCTGGTTATGGGAGTTTTCACCCAATTACCCAAGATCCTACTGAACCACAAAACCGACGTATTGAAATCTACTTGCTCCCATTAATTAAAGATGCGGCAGAATTGAATGGTGAGAGTACCAGTCGTGAGATAGGTGATGCACAATGA
- a CDS encoding motility protein A, with product MIDYQQGQFIYAFLNWQGLVLVLGGTFAAVLINYPFSQVGCVFKGLGKVLTSELSGYSDVIEEMVRLSHISKQKGLLAVENQIDSIDDRFFRFALTEMLVYHDVAVLNQSLENRLVNMRLRHLSCQEVYGNMASYAPAFGMMGTVMGLIIMMTTQVTDTGNPYGAEAQDMLGSLLSGMGLALVTTFYGVLFSNLVFLPIAGKLKVLTEAEVLRNEMIIQGVLALKRSESTLLVKEQLLAFVNEKTKQKLESLK from the coding sequence ATGATTGATTACCAGCAAGGTCAATTTATCTACGCTTTTTTAAACTGGCAGGGGTTGGTCTTGGTATTGGGTGGTACTTTTGCCGCCGTTTTGATTAATTATCCATTCAGCCAAGTTGGCTGTGTCTTTAAAGGGCTTGGAAAAGTCCTCACTTCAGAGCTATCTGGTTATAGCGATGTCATTGAAGAGATGGTGCGTCTAAGCCATATCTCAAAGCAAAAAGGTTTATTGGCGGTTGAAAATCAAATCGATTCAATTGATGATCGTTTTTTTCGTTTTGCGCTTACAGAAATGCTGGTTTATCACGATGTAGCGGTGTTAAATCAGAGCCTCGAAAACCGCCTTGTTAATATGCGATTGAGACACCTTTCTTGCCAAGAAGTGTATGGCAATATGGCCTCATATGCGCCTGCGTTTGGAATGATGGGAACGGTGATGGGGTTGATTATTATGATGACAACCCAAGTAACCGATACGGGTAATCCGTATGGCGCTGAAGCCCAAGATATGCTGGGCAGTTTGTTGAGTGGAATGGGTTTGGCTCTAGTCACGACTTTCTATGGTGTGCTGTTTTCTAACCTGGTGTTTTTACCGATTGCAGGTAAGTTAAAGGTGTTAACTGAGGCTGAGGTTTTACGTAATGAGATGATTATTCAAGGTGTTTTAGCTCTTAAAAGATCGGAGTCGACCTTATTAGTCAAAGAGCAGTTGTTGGCATTTGTAAATGAAAAAACCAAACAAAAACTCGAATCATTAAAGTAA
- a CDS encoding 1-acyl-sn-glycerol-3-phosphate acyltransferase → MKIIWFLRSVLFSIGQITTLILFSVLGQFTRPFSFATRYAFMHYWARFCVTWVGWTCGVKYRVHGAENINRETAGLILARHESAWETFAFQAIFPRHAYVLKRELLKVPFFGWGMALLNPIAIDRGAGRKALNQLVTEGKERLAQGDWVVVFPEGTRMPAGELGKINIGGAMLASKAKVPVYLVAHNAGEFWPKNSFIKRPGCIDVYISEPLNTAEMSASEINQQVESWLSQHLSSSAQELADEKEEIRHN, encoded by the coding sequence ATGAAAATCATCTGGTTTTTACGTTCGGTATTATTTTCAATAGGGCAGATTACAACGCTGATTTTGTTTTCCGTTCTAGGGCAGTTTACGCGTCCGTTCTCATTTGCAACACGCTATGCCTTTATGCACTATTGGGCGCGTTTTTGTGTAACTTGGGTAGGCTGGACTTGTGGTGTTAAATATCGCGTTCATGGTGCTGAAAATATCAATAGAGAGACTGCTGGCTTAATCCTTGCTAGACATGAATCGGCATGGGAAACCTTTGCCTTTCAGGCGATTTTCCCTCGTCACGCTTATGTTTTAAAAAGAGAATTGCTGAAAGTACCGTTTTTTGGATGGGGTATGGCGTTGCTAAACCCAATCGCGATTGATCGAGGTGCTGGTAGAAAGGCGTTAAACCAATTGGTGACCGAAGGTAAAGAGCGTTTAGCACAGGGTGATTGGGTCGTGGTGTTCCCAGAAGGAACGCGAATGCCAGCAGGTGAATTAGGCAAAATTAACATTGGCGGAGCCATGTTAGCCTCTAAAGCCAAAGTGCCTGTCTATTTAGTGGCGCATAATGCGGGTGAATTTTGGCCAAAAAATAGTTTTATAAAAAGACCAGGGTGCATTGATGTGTATATCAGTGAACCGTTAAATACGGCAGAAATGTCCGCTTCTGAAATTAATCAACAGGTAGAGAGTTGGTTGAGTCAACACTTATCCTCTTCAGCACAAGAGCTTGCTGATGAGAAAGAGGAGATTCGCCACAATTAA
- the gmhB gene encoding D-glycero-beta-D-manno-heptose 1,7-bisphosphate 7-phosphatase, with protein sequence MTKIIVLDRDGVINEDSDDFIKSAEEWLPVPGSIEAIKRLKKAGWMVAVATNQSGIKRGYYSRQTLSEMHLKLVDMLEGEKIDWISYAPYLSEDKSPARKPGTGMFKAIEKRFNCSLKNAPMVGDTLADVKVAKAMGMQAILVKTGKGERTLASQDEVLNGVVVYQDLNEVVEALLA encoded by the coding sequence ATGACTAAAATTATTGTTTTGGACCGAGATGGCGTCATTAACGAAGATTCGGATGATTTTATAAAATCTGCAGAAGAGTGGTTACCTGTACCAGGTAGTATTGAGGCCATAAAACGCTTAAAAAAAGCAGGCTGGATGGTGGCGGTGGCCACCAATCAGTCGGGTATTAAACGCGGTTATTATTCACGCCAAACATTAAGTGAAATGCATCTAAAGTTGGTTGATATGCTTGAGGGTGAAAAAATTGATTGGATTAGTTATGCACCTTATCTCTCCGAGGATAAATCACCTGCAAGAAAACCAGGTACAGGCATGTTTAAGGCCATTGAAAAACGCTTTAATTGTTCACTAAAGAATGCGCCTATGGTTGGTGATACGCTTGCTGACGTTAAGGTTGCTAAAGCGATGGGGATGCAAGCTATTTTAGTGAAGACGGGTAAAGGCGAGCGCACTTTGGCGAGCCAGGATGAGGTGTTAAATGGTGTGGTTGTTTATCAAGATTTAAATGAAGTTGTGGAGGCTTTATTAGCATGA
- the glyS gene encoding glycine--tRNA ligase subunit beta — protein sequence MSVNTETFLVEIGTEELPPKALNKLANAFAAGIEAGLQEAELSYGDVTIYAAPRRLAVMIDAMQLKQADKIVERKGPAKKAGFDADGNPTKALQGFARGCGATVADLIEIETDKGTWMAYNLEQKGLPATELLGDIVNQSLAKLPIPKRMRWGSSDVEFVRPVHWALMMLGSEVVPATILGHQTSNTTKGHRFHAPRLLTISKPEEYVTKLETEGYVLADFAKRSARIKKQVTEAAQQAGGNAVIDADLLEEVTALNEWPTAVVGEFDVTFLSVPSEALVSAMAGHQKYFHMLDSDGKLMANFITISNIESSNPASVKYGNERVIRPRLADAKFFWDQDRKNPLDDFLPRLKTVVFQQQLGTLFDKVERLETLAVKIGKPLGVDGALCERAARLSKCDLMSEMVGEFPDLQGVMGRYYATAQNENTQVAEAIDAQYQPRFAGDNLPESGVAQALAIADKLDTITGIYGVGQIPTGDKDPFALRRAALGLLRIMIEKNLDLDLRLLIQFSLELHEKVQVNEKLIDDIYDFIVSRLRAYYADQGISAEQFEAVRVCRPAHPIDFAKRIAAVKQFSEMDGAESLSAANKRISNILKKVETPISETVNTVLFTEQAETNLWNALDDLRETVSDYIAGRDYVTAISELSSIRGAVDTFFDDVMVMADDEAVKQNRLALLNQIYQLFLLVADISRL from the coding sequence ATGAGCGTTAATACTGAAACATTTTTAGTCGAAATTGGTACCGAAGAACTGCCACCAAAAGCCCTTAATAAACTGGCTAACGCATTTGCCGCAGGCATTGAAGCAGGCCTGCAAGAAGCCGAACTAAGCTACGGTGACGTTACAATTTACGCCGCCCCACGTCGTTTAGCGGTAATGATTGATGCTATGCAGTTAAAGCAAGCCGATAAAATTGTTGAGCGCAAAGGGCCAGCTAAAAAAGCTGGTTTTGATGCCGATGGCAATCCAACTAAAGCCTTACAAGGTTTTGCCCGTGGTTGTGGCGCAACCGTGGCCGATTTAATTGAAATTGAGACCGATAAAGGTACCTGGATGGCCTACAACCTTGAACAAAAAGGGTTGCCAGCCACAGAACTTTTAGGTGATATTGTTAATCAATCTTTAGCCAAATTGCCGATTCCAAAACGTATGCGTTGGGGGAGTTCTGATGTTGAATTCGTAAGACCCGTTCACTGGGCGTTAATGATGTTGGGTAGTGAAGTTGTTCCAGCCACAATTCTTGGGCATCAAACCTCCAATACAACAAAAGGTCACCGTTTTCATGCACCACGCCTGCTCACTATTTCAAAACCAGAAGAGTACGTGACTAAGCTTGAAACAGAAGGTTATGTATTAGCCGACTTTGCTAAACGTTCAGCACGCATTAAAAAACAAGTAACTGAAGCCGCTCAGCAAGCGGGTGGTAATGCAGTGATTGATGCCGATTTATTAGAAGAAGTTACCGCACTGAACGAATGGCCAACGGCCGTAGTAGGAGAGTTTGATGTGACTTTCTTATCGGTGCCTTCTGAAGCGTTAGTTTCTGCGATGGCAGGGCATCAAAAATATTTCCATATGTTAGACAGTGATGGCAAGTTAATGGCTAACTTCATTACCATTAGTAATATTGAAAGCTCCAATCCTGCTTCGGTGAAATACGGTAATGAGCGTGTTATTCGCCCACGTTTGGCGGATGCTAAATTCTTCTGGGATCAAGACCGTAAAAATCCATTAGATGATTTTTTACCGCGTTTAAAAACCGTAGTCTTTCAACAGCAGTTAGGTACTTTATTTGACAAGGTTGAAAGACTGGAAACTCTAGCGGTCAAAATTGGTAAACCGTTAGGGGTTGATGGGGCTTTGTGTGAAAGAGCCGCTCGTTTATCAAAATGCGACTTAATGTCTGAAATGGTGGGTGAATTCCCAGACCTTCAAGGTGTAATGGGGCGTTACTATGCCACCGCACAAAATGAAAATACCCAAGTCGCTGAAGCGATTGATGCGCAGTATCAGCCACGTTTTGCGGGTGATAATTTACCAGAATCAGGTGTGGCACAAGCCTTAGCCATTGCTGATAAGCTAGATACCATTACGGGTATTTACGGTGTAGGGCAAATCCCTACAGGTGACAAAGACCCATTTGCTTTACGCCGTGCCGCCTTAGGGTTGTTGCGCATTATGATTGAAAAGAATCTAGACTTAGATTTACGGTTATTGATTCAATTCAGCTTAGAACTGCATGAAAAAGTTCAAGTAAATGAAAAGTTAATTGACGATATTTACGACTTTATTGTCAGTCGTTTACGCGCCTATTATGCCGATCAAGGTATTTCTGCCGAGCAGTTTGAAGCGGTGCGTGTTTGTCGTCCAGCTCACCCAATTGATTTTGCTAAACGAATTGCCGCGGTTAAGCAATTTAGTGAAATGGATGGAGCAGAGAGTTTAAGTGCCGCCAATAAACGTATTAGCAATATCCTCAAGAAGGTAGAAACGCCAATTTCTGAGACGGTGAATACTGTATTGTTTACTGAGCAAGCGGAAACAAATCTATGGAATGCATTGGATGATTTACGTGAAACGGTCAGTGATTATATTGCTGGGCGTGACTATGTTACCGCTATTTCAGAATTGTCGAGCATTCGTGGTGCGGTAGATACCTTCTTTGATGATGTAATGGTTATGGCTGATGATGAAGCGGTTAAACAAAACCGTTTAGCTCTTTTAAATCAGATTTATCAACTTTTCTTGCTGGTTGCAGATATTTCACGCCTTTAA